GCTGAATGTTCGACTATCTGCAAACATGATGTCTGACCGATGACCTATTGCTTGAATCTACATACCAACTCCAATCGAACGACTCTATATGTCGACTCAATTACAATCGAGTAGAACAATATTTCAATCTGACTACGATCGGATCGAATGATATGTCGACTTGACTATGTTTGAGCATAATTATATGTCGATTCGACTACGGTCGAACAGAACTGTACGCCGACTCGACTCCGATCGAATAGAAGATAAATCGACTCTACTCCGATCGGTCAAAAGATATTCGGTTAGTCCCCGTATATCAAatacttgaaaaaaattatgaccaaATAGTTGGCTAACACCCAACTAAGGCAAACTCTATGACATCAATTATCGATTATTATTCGTTTATATTTGCAATGGTTATTCACTGCGAATGATGATACATTCAAAGAGAACACTTAGAAAAAGTTCTTTCATTTATCCAACTGAAGGTTACAAAATCGGACTGAAGTCCGATTACAAAAAGGAAAGTCGAACTAAAGTCCAGTAACAAAAAGTGAAGACCTATCTACACCAACTGTTGTTTGACTTCACCAACAACTTTGATCGCAGCTGTTGCTTCGACCTTCTTGGCTTCGATGGCAACCCACTCTACTTTGACTGACATCAATGTAGCTTCTTCGATAGCTAAAGTAGTTTCTTCGATAGTCGATGCTGCTCCTGCTGCCCTTATCTCCAAAATTGGGATGGTGATGCTACTCAGATCCAAGTCCGGATAAAGCTCCCCGACCACATCTCCATATCCGATCCAGTAGGCTTCATCACTGCCTTCGAGGACTTCATTCTTGAAGTCTTCGAATTTTTTTGTAGTCCTCGATGGCCCAACTAAGGGCCTCTTAAGCTCAATTGAGGGCCTCCTGAGCAGTCttcaccacctcctttgcagacGCCTACTTAGCATTGGACAGTGCCAACTTTGCTTCGATGGCCCGATGCCTCTCTCGCTCACCCTCCAACTCATGAAAGCAATCATCTCGCTCTCCTCGAAGTCGACTGATTGTATGCTTCTTCTGTTGAATTCGAGTATCGTGGGAGGCGATGGTCTGCTGAGCTGATGCTAATTCGGCTTTCAATTGAGAGATCTTTTCGTTATACTTCCTCTCCCGATCTTTCACTGCTTGACAAGTTCATCGGCAACTTTTTTGTCAGTTTCGACAATTGCAATCCGATCGATCTATGTCCGATCGAGTTCCATCAGTCTGTCGAATCTATTCTTAACTGCCGACATATCATGCACCAACTAAAAAGATAGTTAAAATTACAAGATAACTGAGACAAAAGTAAAAGAACAAAGGAATACCGACTTACGCTGAGAATGACAGGGTAAAAAGATGAAAAGATGTCGGGTATAGTTCGACTCTTTTTATTCTCCCAATCGGTCGGGAGAAGTGCAGCCTCCAGAAGTTGCTTGGCCAGCTTCGAATTCATCAATGTCGATTCACTAATGGGTACCCAAATGTTGAAGTGCTCCATTAGGTCTTCCAGAGCCTCACCGCCTGTTAGAACTTATGGTGCCTTTCCCTGATCTAAGGCGAGTGGTTGGTCAGCTAATGCCGATATCTATTCGAATGTCAGAGGCACCCGAGATGTCATCGATGCCACACTAATGGGTATTGGATCAACGATCATGATGTCATCATGATCGCTTGATTCCTCAACTGAAAAAAAAACTTCAAATGATGGAAGCACTGCCGTAGCTGATAGTGCAATGACTGATTCGATGCGGGCTTCAGAGATGACCACCAAAGGTGTGTCAGGCTGAGTCTTCTTCAGACCCCAAGAGGGACTGACGCCGACAGCGGGTCTCTTCCTGATGGCATTCCGTCGGATCTCATCCACCGACGGTCGCATACCTATAGACAAAAAACAACAGACTTAGCTACAAATTTGAgatagaatgaaaaaaaaagagcaacATGTACTATGCTATACCTAAGCAAGTACTAAACTAAGTTCAGCATCATACAGGCTTTGCTTCATCAACAGCTCCCATTGTGCTGAGACTTCCATGTCTTTCAAATGCAGAAAATCTTCTCGATTGTCAGCATCGATCTTGCTATTCTCATTCGGGCTCACCCTCGGATTATCCCAAGTAGAAGAAAAACtgcaggccgaagaagaagaaataaaaaaaaattatttcttccaTCTGTGGATGGAAGAAGGAAGCCCGATAAAAAAAGATAGACCCTTTCTCGGACCGAAGAACCACCAACCTTCGACCTTAGGGTGTGGATGAAGAATCAAGAAAGCTCGAAAAAGAGACATTCTAGGATCAGTCGGGATCATATGACACAACAGAGTAAAACTGATAATTAATCAAATGAAATTCAGAGCAAGCTGGGCAGGACAAATCCTATAATAATCAAAAGCATTTTGAACAAAGtttgaaatcaaaaatgaagtcTAGCCCGAAGATACTCTACGTAAATTGCTATTTGGTCTGCAGGAGGAAAAATCACTTGGCCATCCGACTGGGTGCATAAAGCCAAAACTGCTTTGGGATACGATATCTTCTCAAAGTCAAAGGACTTTGAATTCAATCATGAAAGAAACTTCCACAATCAGACCTGGAAGGGGGTCGTCAACTGGACTAACCGATCGACTACCCCTAGAAGGTTCTAGATTAGGTCTACTCCCATCTTTCCTAGCCTTATCCTTACCCTTCGTACTGCTACTAGCCATTGATAATGGCAGAAAAAAATCAACAAAGAAAATAGTGAAAATAGACAAAGAAATGAGGGGAAGAAGAAAAGGCCAACTATAGTGGAAACTCTAATACGATCTCGTCCGTACTTGATCGTAAACACCTCGTGTGGAACCTGAATGTTACTCTAGTAATTGACTAAGAAGAGAGAAGGATGCTAAGGTTTGGCGTTGgaacaagagagggagagaaagttaGCAAGAAAAGATCTTTTATTCACTCAATCACGTTCTATCAAAACCCTAATACAATCTATGTATATTTATACACAGTCATTAGGTCCGACCAAAAACTCTCCTTGGCTCAACCAATACATAAAAGTACTCAtcgaatcatatctaatttatatctccCATACTCTCACTCTTTGGACTTTATCTCAGTCCAAATCCTTGAGTTAGCCTCCTTTAGACCTCCCAAACAAGGCCTCAAGAtccttggatcaaatccaatcctaatcgaaatcagaatcgatGCATCATTTTGTTCCCAGCTCGAGCCGGGTTGATCAGACTTCGAGCTAGCTTGACTGCCTTGCCACCACGCATGCCAGCAAAATCTGCTCTTTGTTTCATATTTGAGCCAGCTCTCTCAGGATCCTGAGTCGGCTCGATCAAGTCCTAGTCAACTCCATCCAGATCTAAGTCAGCTCCTCTACTGCTGAAACAGACCTTCTTCTTAGGACTTCTCCCATCCTAGTCTTAGGACTCATATCCGGTCCTAGCTTCCTGAAATCATCGTCGTGACTCCTCTCATGGCCTcctaaggcttgggagcaccacacatgcaccacaatctccaccttgatatCCCATTCCTTGACAAACCCCACACAATCAGTCTGCGCAATCTTTATCTCTTGGCACCCTCCAGTATCCTATTATCCTCAGTGCTTCATGCTCACACACCCGATGCATCCACATCCACTACCGTCAGAGTGGATCTCCTGCTCATCATGCCCTGTGCATGAACCCCGCACCATGCGTACCTCTGCCATCAAAAAACTCGAAGCCTGCATCCTTCAAGGTATCCTCCTCGATTTCGGTACTCCACAGCCTCTACCTAGATCCTAGAATCTCGCAACTGCCTATAGTCCAGCTGTGCATCTGTCCAACAGCCGTCTGTATCTGGCTATGCCCCTACCGTGGCTCTGTAGCTGCCTGTCTCTCCAGCTGCGCCTATATTGTGGTCCATGACCTCTTATCTTTGTGGTTGTGCTTGCACTGTAGCTGCACAGCCACCTCTCTCCAGTTGTGCCTGTCTTGCAGCCCCATGCCATCACCTGTATCCTGACTACATCCATCCGCAGTCCGCAACTGTCTGTCCTCCAGCTGCCTCAGTGCCATGCCTCCAGTCTGCAACTGTCTGTCTCCCAGCTACTTCTGAGCCATCCCTGTGGTCCGTAGCTGCCTGTCTCCTAGCTGCCTCTATGCCACTCCATGCAACCATTTAGGTCTCAGGTCTTCCGACTGCATTCGTGCCACGGCTCCATAACCGCCTGTATCTGATCGTGTCTCTGTCGCATCCCGTAGTTGCCTGTGTTTTAGCTGTGCCTTGACCTTCGTTGCTGCTCCTTCAGACCCTCCATACTCTGTGGACCTCTCTGAAGCCGTCTTGGATCCTTCGCTCCCTACAAGCTCCTCCAAAACTACCAAAAGATCATCCATCCCTTCGCTTTGAGCGACTGTCTTGATTGAGtccctttcttctcctcctttcttccgcaacggacaatccttcttgaagtaTCCAGTCTTGTGGCACTTGTAAACTTTAAAACCTTCTCCAATTTATCCttggatttttctctcttcctagaCCTTCCTTGTCTCTTATGAACAGCGAACACCTCCGAAGTAGAGTCTCCCTTGCAGATCTTCTCCCGCTGCATGTTCAACATCAAGGGACCTACAACCTCCTCATACTTCAAAGACTCCTTACCATATACCAAGGTTGTGATCAGACTGTCGTATGCTGATGGGAGTGAGCACAGCAGTAACAATGCTCGATCTTCTTTCTCCATCTTCACATCTATATTCAATAAATCAGAATATACCTGATTGAACCTCTGTATGTGACCAACCAAATCGTCTCCTTCGAACATCAGCAAGCTGTATAACTGCCTCTTCAGCCAAAGTTTATTTGTCATATTTTTCCCTATGCATATCTTCTCTAGCTTCTCCCAAAGATCTTTTGCCGTGGTCTCCGTGCTAACCTCCGATAACACCTGATccaccaagcacatcctaattatgCTGAAGGCAATCTCCTCCAACTCCTTCCAATCCTCAGTAGAGATCTTTTTCTGTCTTTCTCGTACCAAGACCTTATAGATCCACCGCTGTATCAACAAATCCTTCACCCGCTGCTGTCATAAGGTGaagtttttcttgccatcaaacttctcaaacttcACCTTAAATCCGCTTGAAGCCATTGCACCCTTCAAGCAACCAGTCAGCCCTAATCCTTTTGCAATACCACGCCTCACACCCCAAAAATAGAATCATATCTGAAACAGACCTCCTCCACCTTCCAACTTTTCCTTGAGTCAAAATCCCTCCACATAACTAGGAGATCACCTTAACCAAAGAAGCAACAAGGAAGAAAACAAGAGAAAACCAGGGCGCTGCAGAAATTTGGACTAAAACTTATCTTCGgcgtcttcttctttcttctatgtaatcgagctctgataccaattatagtAAAAACTTCAACACGACCTCCTCCATATCTGATCGTAAACATCTTACGTAGAACTGGATGTTACTCCAGCAATCGACTAAGAAGAGAGAAGGATGCTAGGATTTGGTGCTGAAaccagagagggagagaaagttaggaagaaaagatcttttattCACTCAATCACATTCTGTTAAAATTCTAAAAtaatctatgtatatttataCACAGCCATTAGGCCCGACCAAAAACTCTCCTTGAGTCAACCCAATATATAAAAGTACTCACCAAACCATGTCTAATCCAtatctcacatgctctcatctcTTGGACTTCATCTCAGCCCAAACCCTTGAGTTAGCCCCTTAAAATCTTCCAAACAAGACCTCAAGACCCCtaggatcaaatccaattctagcCAAAATCAGAATCCACGCACCATTTTGTTTCCAACTCGAGCCGTTCGACTGCCATGCCATGCACGTGCCAGCAAAACTCGCTCTCTGTTCCATATCTGAGTTGGTTCTCTCAAGGTTCTGAGTCGGCTTGACCAAGTCCGAGTCGACTCCATCCAGATCTGAGTCGACTCTTCTGCTGCTAATACATACCTTCTTCCTAGGACTTCTTCTATCCTAGCCTTAGGACTCATACCCGATCCTAGCCTCCTGAAATCATCACCGTGACTCCTCTCATGGCCTCCCAAGACTTGAGAGCACCACACATGCACAACAATACCTAAAAGCTAAAGAAACCCCTGGAGACCACGaagatggggaagaagaagatgattcCTCGGAGCTCTTGACAGTTGACACTCATGGGAAAACTCTCAAAATTGCAGCAGAAAATCCAAATGGAGAAGGAAGATAACCTTTACATAGAGCTCACCGGCGGTCGAGATGAGTTCATTCAAATCAAGATCTTCCCAGATCCTGACACATGGCAATGCCAGGGCCAAACATCATTCGGATCTTTCGATGCACCTACTAACTGATCAGAATACATCGACACTATCTACGTGAATAGTTGGGAGCCAATAATTGTCGGACAAGTGGTGGCAACCCGATTGGTCAAAATCAAATCATCCCACTGTCCGACCGACTGCaacattaaataaccatcttttcgATTCGATATTCCAATGACATCGCACGATCATCCAAGCGACAAAATGGctgaagatttttaatttttgagagGATCATTGCCTGCAACTGAAACGACCATAGAATCGAGATGGTAGAATATATGCTGACCCCCATCATCCAACGCATCAAGCCACCTTGAACTTGGGAGTAGGGGGTAACTGTTGGGACAATCGGATCTACTCCCCCTGATTCAGGATAACGCCTCGACTATGTGTCGATAACTGATGCTGGACAGTCAAAATAGAACCGCCAAAGGAGTTATCGATTCGACTATGGCCTTTATAGGATTCGTCACTTGACATTCTATCGCCTTCGTTAAATACGGATGGCCGATTGTCTATCGATATATCGACTAACTATCGATAACTTCGAATGTATCTAAGATAGCAATCAATCTCAACGACTCGATCGACTGTACAGTCGATGGCTAGTCAGTATATCAAAAATACGGATGTATAGTCGGTATATCAAAATCACCGACTGCTAATCGGTATATCAGAGTCAACAATCAAGATACTACAATCGGAGATAATAACTACATGCCATGActattagtgggcataaactacccactaactccatgattatggtccgataataagGGTTAACACCCCTTCATGCCATAAAAAATGAGATTTACGTGTTCGACGGTTATATCCGAACTGCCTATAAAGAAAAGGTAAGAGAATAGCAAGGGTAAAGGGCTTTTACTGAGCTAAAATTCTGGATCTCAGTTGAATATAATTTCGATCAGTGAACTTGTTTTGCAGGTTGCTCTTCACTGAAGTTAGGCACACTCAGGGATTGATCGCAATACTTATAATCCAAAACTTGTATAATTCTAAAAAAGCGCACACACGCCCGCATGCgcgtgcgcgcgcgcgcacacacacacacatatatatatatatgtgtgtgtgtgtgtgtatgcattatatatatatatatgtgtgtgtgtgtatgcattatatatatataatgcatatatatatatatatcggagCCAACGATCAAGATACCACAATCAGAGATAATAACTATATGTCACGACTATTAGTGGGCATATACTGtccactaactccatgattatggtccgatagtAAGGGTTAACACCCCTTCATGCCATAAAAAATGTGACTTTACATGTTCGACGGTTACATCCAAACTGCCTACAAAGAAAAGTAAGGGAACAGCAAGGGTAAAGGGCTTTTACTGAGCTAAAATTCTGTCGAAGTCTATTTTAAATCTACTGTTCACCATTTCCCGCTGACTTAGGCATCAGAGGGTCTCCATTGAACACAATTCTGATCAGTGAATTTGTTTTGCAGGTTGCTCTTCACTGGAGTTAGGCGCACTCAGAGATTGATTGCAATATTTATAATCCAAAACTTGTATAATTCTAaatgcgcatatatatatatatatatatatatatatatataatgtatttgCTCTAGTTAATAAATCAAGTTGCCATAATATTAAGTATGATTCTTATAATAAAACTATGAGTACTATTGTTGTATAACTGAGAAGAAATTATTAGTTTCATAGTAGTTATAAGTCAAAAAAAACTCTAACTTATATAAGAAGGAACTATCCATTTTACATTAGGTATTTTTTGAAGAATGAaactataaaattaatatattagaaTAGACAATACCTCACGTTACGAATCATGAGTCATTTATCGTAACAGTGGTATACTAGAAAAGATATCACTCTCATTCTATatcaatttatgataaaaataaaaaaatatattatgatatagaaaagcgaatatcattaattttatattgatatgAGTCGGACCATTCTCACGTGGCACTATTAAAAGAAAAATTGTAACAATCCGTCTATAGCCCTCCACGAGCTACAGAATGAAGCACGCCGACCTGACCTAAATTCCTTCGGCTTCCCACCTGGACCGGTCCTTGGTTGCGGTCCGGACCGCCCGCTACATTGACCGTTGATCAATTCCTGCCTCCTTTTCGGACCATCTTCAAAAACTAAAACACTAAAAACTTCAAAAAAGAAAAGTCTTCCCAATGGCTTCCCCAAAATCACCAGCCACCCATTCCATAATACATTGCATCTAATAAATGATGGCAGTCCCTGGCCCACCGATCCCATCCACCCTCCCACAAAATCAccacatcaaaaataaatctctctctctctcaacctgCATACCGTGTTGACGCTGCCATACTCGCTCGCCAGCCCTTTCGGGGCCCCGAGTTAGATCCGCCGCACAAGACAAACTTTATCTCCATCGATGACAATACACGTAATCTTAAATATTCGTGATTCTCGAATCTAGCTGAACACGACTTTTAATGTCTATGTGTACATGACTTAGACCATCAGCTGCCAAAACTGTCCACCTCCCAGCGGACGTTGCCCGGGTCATGGTcgtctcccctcttctctatttcTAACCCTTCTTCCAACTCTCCACCAAGCGAGAAGAGAAGATCAGAGGACGAGagcgagaaaagaaaaaaaagatctaaAAATGGGATTTTTAGCCTCCTCCACTCCTGTCCTCCTCCTGCTCTTGCTCTCCTCTCTGTTTCTCCTCCGCCGCCTCCCCCTCGCTGTCGCCGCCGACATCTCCCTGGGCTCCACCCTCACCCCCAGCGGCTTCTCCTCCTGGACCTCCGACAACAAGACCTTCTCCCTCGGCTTCGTCTCCGACACCGACAACCCTTCCCTTTATCTCGCGGCCATCACCTACTCCGGTGTGATCCGCGTCTGGACCGCCGCCGGCGCCGACAACAACCCCGTCGCGGTTGACTCCGCCGCCTCCCTCCAGCTCCGCTCCGACGGCGACCTCCGCCTAACCAACGGCTCCGGCGCCGTCGTCTGGCAGTCCAACACCTCCAACAAAGGTGTCACCGCCGCCTCCCTCGGCGAGAACGGCGACCTCGTCCTCAATAACGGCAGCGCCTCCGTCTGGCAAAGCTTCAGCCACCCCACCGACACAATCGTCGAGAATCAAAATTTCACCATTGGCCAGACTCTGAGGTCCGGGATCTACACTTTTTCTCTTAATAATACTGGAAACCTTACCCTCACTTGGAACGACAGCGTTTTTTACTTCAATCAGGGATTCAATTCATCGTTTACTGCCAATAAAACCCTTACTTTCCCAGTCTTGACCCTCCAGACCAATGGAATTGTTTCCCTCTCCGATGAATCCCTCTCGACTTCGGTTGTCATAGCTTATAGCAGCGATTATGGTGAGAGTGGCGTGGCGATGCGGTTCGTGAGGTTGGATTCTGATGGGAATTTGAGGGCCTACAGTGTCGACAGTGGCACCACCAGCGCCATCGACCGGTGGTCGGCCGTGGCGGACCAGTGCGAGGTCTTCGGCTGGTGTGGCAACATGGGAATTTGTAGCTACAATGATACATCTCCGGTCTGTGGCTGCGCGTCGGAGAATTTTGTGTTGGTCGACCCGAATGATAGCCGGAAGGGGTGTAAGAGGAAGGTTGCGATCGAAGATTGCCCTGGGAATTCTACCATGCTGCAATTGGATCATTCACTGTTCTTGACTTACCCGCCGGATATCACGACCGAGCGATTCTTTGTGGGGATCACGGCATGCCGGTTGAACTGCCTTTCGGGCAGCTCTTGTGTTGCTTCCACCTCCCTTGCTGACGGGTCTGGCTATTGCTACCTAAAGGTATCAAATTTTGTTAGTGGGTATCTGTCTCAGGCTCTCCCGAGCACTTCATTCGTCAAGGTCTGTGCTCCGGCCGTTCCGAACCAGCCGCCACCGGCTTCGGACGGTATCCAGACGCATTCCTCTCAATTGAAAGGTTGGGTGGTGGCTGTTGTGGTCTTGGGCACTATCTTGGTGTTGATGGCTTTGGAGTGGGGGCTGTATTGGTGCTTCTGCCGGAACAGTCCTAAGTATGGCCCTTCGTCAGCTCAGTATGCACTTCTTGAGTATGCTTCCGGTGCTCCCGTGCAGTTCTCATATAGAGAGCTACATCGTTCGACAAAGGGATTCAAAGAGAAGCTTGGGGCAGGGGGTTTTGGAGCTGTTTATAGGGGGACCTTGCAAACCGGACCGTTGTTGCGGTGAAGCAGCTTGAGGGGATTGAGCAAGGGGAGAAGCAGTTCCGGATGGAGGTAGCCACCATTAGCAGCACCCACCACTTGAATCTGGTCAGACTGATTGGTTTTTGTTCTGAGGGACGGCACAGGTTGCTGGTTTATGAGTTCATGAAAAATGGTTCATTGGATTCTTTCCTCTTCTGTCGGGAGTCGTCGGGGAAGTTAAACTGGGCGACTCGCTTCAGTGTGGCCATAGGGACTGCAAGAGGGATCACTTACCTGCATGAAGAGTGTCGGGATTGCATTGTCCACTGCGATATAAAGCCGGAGAACATCCTCCTTGATGAGAACTACAATGCCAAGGTCTCAGATTTTGGTCTTGCAAAGCTCATACACCCCAAAGACCACCGGCACCGGACGCTGACCAGTGTTAGAGGGACTAGAGGATACTTAGCTCCAGAATGGCTTGCAAATCTCCCGATCACATCAAAGTCCGATGTTTATAGCTACGGGATGGTGTTGCTGGAGATTGTGAGTGGGCGGCGGAACTTCGACGTCTCAGAAGAGACCGGCAGGAAGAAGTTTTCCATATGGGCGTATGAAGAGTTCGAAAACGGGAACATCAGAAACATCATGGATAAGAGCCTTGCCGAGCAGGAAGTGGACATGGAGCAACTGGAAAGGGCAGTACAGGTGAGCTTCTGGTGCACCCAAGAGCAGCCCTCTCTGAGGCCATCCATGGGGAAAGTGGTGCAGATGTTGGAAGGGATAATGGAGATTGAGAGGCCTCCTGCTCCGAAGGCTACAGATTGCTCAGTTAATATCACTAGTGGCACTTTAAGTGCTAGTACTATCACTACTTTTGCTGCCTCAGGTCCTCCTACCTCTTTATCAAGTGCATATCAAACTACGGGTGACACGTCATCCATTTCCAGGAGGAACTTGGAGAAAGCTTCCTCATCGCTTCTTGCTTCAGATCAATCTGCCACATAACTATGTACATCATAGAGCCTCAAAACTTGCTTTATGTCTGTCTACTCCAAAAACCATAGTTCCCCAAGGACAATCAGGAAGCAGGATAAGATACCACATTTCACTTACCTATCATGCTGCATTTTGAATTATGTAATTAGCTGGAGATAATTCTCCACCTTTTCACTCTGTACTTTCATCTGAACTAAGGTATAGGAAGCTTATTGAGTTGTGTGTATTAATAACAAGCTGGGATTTCTGTGTTTTTTCAGAATTCAGttggtgaaaaaaaatttttgctggTTGAATGATGAAATGTAAGGTGTAATACTGTAGTTTTGATACAAGTAATTATGAGAATGAGGTACTTGTCCATCCTTTACAGTTTTCAAGTTCATCGGAACTGAGGTACAGGGAGCTAATTGCTGTATATCTACTATTAGAAACTGACGATCATTGTTTCTAACTTCAACCTGTGAAAATCTTCTAGTTGAATGATCAGATGTACACAAGCCTGCATTTTGTTTGGGTTATGACCTCTCATTTGCTATTATTTGTGCTCTTGAGTAAGCAGGGATTAATCACTTGATGCCCGTTCCAACAGAACTTCTTTATGCCGTTATTT
Above is a genomic segment from Elaeis guineensis isolate ETL-2024a chromosome 1, EG11, whole genome shotgun sequence containing:
- the LOC140854667 gene encoding LOW QUALITY PROTEIN: G-type lectin S-receptor-like serine/threonine-protein kinase At1g34300 (The sequence of the model RefSeq protein was modified relative to this genomic sequence to represent the inferred CDS: inserted 1 base in 1 codon), which translates into the protein MGFLASSTPVLLLLLLSSLFLLRRLPLAVAADISLGSTLTPSGFSSWTSDNKTFSLGFVSDTDNPSLYLAAITYSGVIRVWTAAGADNNPVAVDSAASLQLRSDGDLRLTNGSGAVVWQSNTSNKGVTAASLGENGDLVLNNGSASVWQSFSHPTDTIVENQNFTIGQTLRSGIYTFSLNNTGNLTLTWNDSVFYFNQGFNSSFTANKTLTFPVLTLQTNGIVSLSDESLSTSVVIAYSSDYGESGVAMRFVRLDSDGNLRAYSVDSGTTSAIDRWSAVADQCEVFGWCGNMGICSYNDTSPVCGCASENFVLVDPNDSRKGCKRKVAIEDCPGNSTMLQLDHSLFLTYPPDITTERFFVGITACRLNCLSGSSCVASTSLADGSGYCYLKVSNFVSGYLSQALPSTSFVKVCAPAVPNQPPPASDGIQTHSSQLKGWVVAVVVLGTILVLMALEWGLYWCFCRNSPKYGPSSAQYALLEYASGAPVQFSYRELHRSTKGFKEKLGAGGFGAVYRGXLANRTVVAVKQLEGIEQGEKQFRMEVATISSTHHLNLVRLIGFCSEGRHRLLVYEFMKNGSLDSFLFCRESSGKLNWATRFSVAIGTARGITYLHEECRDCIVHCDIKPENILLDENYNAKVSDFGLAKLIHPKDHRHRTLTSVRGTRGYLAPEWLANLPITSKSDVYSYGMVLLEIVSGRRNFDVSEETGRKKFSIWAYEEFENGNIRNIMDKSLAEQEVDMEQLERAVQVSFWCTQEQPSLRPSMGKVVQMLEGIMEIERPPAPKATDCSVNITSGTLSASTITTFAASGPPTSLSSAYQTTGDTSSISRRNLEKASSSLLASDQSAT